The following are encoded together in the Magnetospirillum gryphiswaldense MSR-1 v2 genome:
- a CDS encoding ABC-type transport auxiliary lipoprotein family protein codes for MRNLSLIAALAVTLAACAQQAPPKDRFYRLETPPVAARFAAPALGVIEVSRPTTDGVLSERPLAYQDGDGTLGRYRYDLWAEPPTALLQNALVDSLRLSGISHTVITPETRVPPDWMVRGRLNRFEMLAGAGKVVANVELAVVSSRDGSLLLLKTYQVEVPSAAGPEAEAAALTQASGDIITAFIADLGRVAKP; via the coding sequence ATGCGTAACCTGTCGCTTATCGCCGCCCTGGCCGTCACCTTGGCCGCCTGCGCCCAGCAAGCACCGCCCAAGGACCGCTTCTATCGCCTGGAAACCCCGCCGGTGGCCGCCCGCTTCGCCGCCCCAGCCTTGGGCGTGATCGAGGTCAGCCGCCCCACCACCGACGGCGTGTTGTCTGAACGCCCGCTGGCCTATCAGGACGGTGACGGCACTTTGGGCCGCTATCGTTATGATCTGTGGGCCGAACCGCCGACCGCGCTCTTGCAAAACGCCCTGGTGGACTCGCTGCGCCTGTCGGGCATCTCTCACACCGTCATCACCCCGGAGACCCGGGTACCGCCCGATTGGATGGTCCGCGGACGGCTGAACCGGTTCGAGATGCTGGCCGGGGCCGGCAAGGTGGTGGCAAATGTCGAGCTGGCGGTGGTGTCGTCCCGTGACGGTTCGTTGCTGCTGTTGAAAACCTATCAGGTTGAAGTACCCAGCGCCGCCGGCCCCGAGGCCGAGGCCGCCGCCCTGACCCAGGCCAGCGGCGACATCATCACTGCCTTCATCGCCGATCTCGGTCGGGTCGCCAAGCCATGA
- a CDS encoding class I SAM-dependent RNA methyltransferase produces MSLRKRPSSAAGRGKPRQSPPPRNVEVEITEIGARGDGIAQLGDDLVFVPFTVPGDRVVARIEGRRGDGLAAALIEVTREGPGRSLPPCPHYGRCGGCSLQHLDDDVYAQWKSGLLLTQLSRHGLGDAPVGAMIRVAAGQRRRATFAFHRRKGSTVFGFNARASHTIIDLDDCLLLDRALAAIIAPLRHILTETVPDSEDGDVTVALTAGGLDILVEADARLDLFDREKLAAFADSHDLARLSWRRPGAGFIEPISRRRGALVHFAGIAVEPPPGNFLQPTEAGEKAIAQLVCTGIGKVKAVADLYCGCGSFTFPLAASGAAVHAVEGDEAPIRALEAAANMAGLKITTETRDLARRPLLPQELKKYQAVVFDPPRAGAQSQAEYLAQAAPAIVVAVSCNPATLARDLQILVKGGYRVESITPIDQFPHSTHLEAVAVLRK; encoded by the coding sequence ATGAGCTTGCGCAAGCGTCCCTCTTCCGCCGCCGGTCGCGGCAAGCCGCGCCAAAGCCCGCCGCCGCGCAACGTCGAGGTGGAGATCACCGAAATCGGCGCGCGCGGCGACGGTATCGCCCAATTGGGCGACGATCTGGTGTTCGTCCCTTTCACCGTGCCCGGCGACCGCGTCGTCGCCCGCATCGAGGGCCGGCGCGGCGACGGTCTGGCCGCCGCCCTGATCGAGGTCACCCGAGAAGGACCGGGGCGCAGCTTGCCCCCCTGCCCGCATTATGGCCGTTGCGGCGGCTGTTCGCTGCAACACCTGGATGACGACGTCTACGCCCAGTGGAAAAGCGGCTTGCTGCTGACCCAATTGTCCCGTCACGGCCTGGGCGATGCCCCGGTCGGCGCCATGATCCGCGTCGCCGCCGGTCAGCGCCGCCGCGCCACCTTCGCCTTTCATCGGCGCAAGGGCTCGACCGTGTTCGGCTTCAACGCCCGCGCCAGTCACACCATCATCGACCTGGATGATTGCCTGCTGCTGGACCGCGCCCTGGCCGCCATCATCGCGCCCTTGCGGCACATCCTGACCGAAACCGTACCCGACAGCGAAGACGGCGACGTCACCGTCGCCCTGACCGCCGGGGGGCTGGACATCCTGGTGGAAGCCGATGCCCGCCTGGATCTGTTCGACCGGGAAAAACTGGCGGCCTTCGCCGATTCCCACGATCTGGCCCGGCTGTCCTGGCGCCGTCCCGGTGCCGGCTTCATCGAGCCCATCTCGCGCCGTCGTGGTGCCTTGGTGCATTTCGCCGGCATCGCCGTCGAACCGCCGCCCGGCAATTTCCTGCAACCCACCGAGGCCGGGGAAAAAGCCATCGCCCAATTGGTGTGCACGGGAATCGGCAAGGTCAAGGCGGTGGCCGACCTTTATTGCGGCTGCGGCAGCTTCACCTTTCCGCTGGCCGCCAGCGGTGCCGCCGTACACGCGGTGGAAGGCGACGAAGCCCCCATCCGCGCCCTGGAAGCCGCCGCCAACATGGCCGGGCTCAAGATCACCACGGAAACCCGCGACCTCGCCCGCCGCCCATTGTTGCCGCAGGAATTGAAGAAATATCAGGCGGTGGTGTTCGACCCGCCGCGCGCCGGCGCCCAGTCGCAGGCGGAATATCTGGCCCAGGCGGCACCGGCCATTGTGGTGGCGGTGTCATGCAACCCGGCCACCTTGGCCCGCGATCTGCAAATCCTGGTCAAAGGCGGCTATCGGGTGGAAAGCATCACCCCCATCGACCAATTCCCCCATTCCACCCACCTGGAAGCGGTGGCGGTCTTGCGGAAATAG
- a CDS encoding YqaE/Pmp3 family membrane protein, which translates to MRLLLAILLPWLQFFTIGRPFAGLICLILQITLIGWIPAMIWSVYALSQYKTDEKIRQAMGGPRV; encoded by the coding sequence ATGCGTCTGCTTCTGGCTATTCTGCTGCCGTGGTTGCAGTTTTTCACCATCGGTCGTCCGTTCGCCGGCCTTATCTGCCTGATCTTGCAGATCACCTTGATCGGCTGGATTCCGGCGATGATCTGGTCGGTCTATGCGCTGTCGCAATACAAGACCGACGAGAAAATCCGTCAGGCCATGGGTGGCCCGCGGGTCTGA
- a CDS encoding bifunctional folylpolyglutamate synthase/dihydrofolate synthase, translating into MIDAVLERLTRLHPKVIDLSLDRVLTLLDKLGHPQTRLPPVIHVAGTNGKGSTVAFLRAFAEAAGLRTHVYTSPHLVRFAERIRVAGQIIDDASLLALLEEIEQVNASDPITFFEITTAAAFLAFSRTPADLVILETGLGGRLDATNVVERPALTVITPIAMDHESFLGGRIEAIAAEKAGIMKRGIACIVADQGRKVAKVLEARSLEMGVPLLKEGNDFFARATPDGGTLYKGVSLELTLPAPGLTGSFQMRNAGLALAALERLSRGEKPPVLAEIPPAAFALGMKSVEWPARLQRLTKGPLVEMLPAGWELYLDGGHNPHAAEAIARHARSWRDMPLMGVFGILANKDIDGYMGHMATRFHSLRTVTIPGEPSALPAEAAAACATKHFCMDAKAVTSVEAALRDLVGGHAGPARVLICGSLYLAGTVLADNS; encoded by the coding sequence ATGATCGACGCTGTCCTCGAGCGTCTGACCCGCCTGCACCCCAAGGTCATCGATCTGTCCTTGGACCGGGTGCTGACGCTTCTGGACAAGCTGGGCCACCCGCAGACCCGTTTGCCGCCGGTCATCCATGTGGCCGGCACCAACGGCAAAGGCTCGACCGTGGCCTTTTTGCGCGCCTTCGCCGAGGCCGCCGGGCTGCGCACCCATGTCTATACCTCGCCCCATCTGGTGCGTTTCGCCGAACGCATCCGGGTGGCCGGTCAGATCATCGACGATGCCAGCCTGTTGGCGCTGCTGGAGGAAATCGAGCAGGTCAACGCCAGCGATCCCATCACCTTTTTCGAGATCACCACCGCCGCCGCCTTCCTGGCCTTTTCCCGTACCCCCGCCGATCTGGTCATTCTGGAAACCGGCCTGGGTGGGCGGCTGGACGCCACCAATGTGGTGGAACGCCCGGCGTTGACGGTGATCACCCCCATCGCCATGGATCATGAAAGCTTCCTGGGCGGGCGGATCGAGGCCATCGCGGCGGAAAAAGCCGGCATCATGAAACGCGGCATCGCCTGCATCGTCGCTGATCAGGGCCGCAAGGTGGCCAAGGTGCTGGAAGCCCGTTCGCTGGAAATGGGCGTGCCGCTGCTGAAGGAAGGCAACGATTTCTTCGCCCGCGCTACTCCCGATGGCGGCACCTTGTACAAGGGCGTGTCGCTGGAATTGACCTTGCCGGCCCCGGGTCTGACCGGATCGTTCCAGATGCGCAATGCTGGCCTGGCCCTGGCGGCACTGGAACGGTTGAGCCGAGGGGAAAAGCCGCCGGTTCTGGCGGAAATCCCGCCCGCCGCCTTCGCTTTGGGTATGAAAAGCGTCGAGTGGCCGGCACGGCTGCAACGCCTGACCAAAGGCCCGTTGGTCGAAATGCTGCCCGCCGGTTGGGAACTTTACCTGGACGGCGGCCACAACCCCCATGCCGCCGAGGCCATCGCCCGCCACGCCCGGTCGTGGCGCGACATGCCGTTGATGGGGGTGTTCGGCATCCTCGCCAACAAGGACATCGATGGCTATATGGGCCACATGGCCACGCGCTTTCATTCCTTGCGCACGGTGACCATTCCGGGTGAGCCGTCGGCCTTGCCAGCGGAAGCGGCGGCGGCGTGCGCCACCAAGCATTTCTGCATGGATGCCAAGGCGGTAACCAGCGTCGAGGCGGCTTTGCGCGATTTGGTGGGCGGCCATGCCGGCCCAGCCCGGGTGTTGATTTGCGGGTCGTTGTACCTAGCTGGTACAGTGCTTGCCGACAATTCCTGA
- the accD gene encoding acetyl-CoA carboxylase, carboxyltransferase subunit beta, protein MNWLTNYVRPKLQALVRPKEVPDNLWHKCPSCGHMIFHRDLEKALNVCQHCGHHMRLAVKKRLEMLFDDGKYTRIELPKVPDDPLKFKDQKRYTDRLKDTRAKTGEHDAIIVAHGRCSGQNVVIAAFNFDFQGGSMGIAVGEGIVAAAELAVLQDAPLIVIPASGGARMQEGILSLMQMARTTVAVDKVKEKRLPYIVLLTDPTTGGVSASFAMLGDIAIAEPGCIIGFAGARVIESTIREKLPEGFQRAEYLLDKGMIDMVVHRKDLRDTLGRIISMLRNRAPAGDLVMLPVDIPDYDPESAARL, encoded by the coding sequence ATGAACTGGTTGACCAATTACGTCCGTCCCAAGCTCCAGGCCCTGGTGCGGCCGAAGGAAGTGCCGGATAACCTGTGGCACAAATGCCCCAGCTGCGGTCACATGATCTTCCATCGCGATCTGGAAAAGGCGCTGAACGTCTGTCAGCATTGCGGTCATCACATGCGCCTTGCCGTCAAGAAGCGGCTGGAAATGCTGTTCGACGACGGCAAGTACACCCGCATCGAATTGCCGAAAGTCCCTGACGATCCGCTTAAGTTCAAGGATCAGAAGCGCTACACCGACCGGCTCAAGGACACCCGGGCCAAGACCGGCGAACACGATGCCATCATCGTCGCCCATGGCCGGTGCAGTGGCCAAAACGTGGTCATCGCCGCCTTCAATTTCGACTTCCAGGGCGGCTCCATGGGCATCGCCGTCGGTGAAGGCATCGTCGCTGCCGCCGAATTGGCGGTGTTGCAGGATGCGCCCCTGATCGTCATCCCGGCCTCGGGCGGGGCGCGCATGCAAGAGGGCATCCTGTCCTTGATGCAGATGGCGCGCACCACCGTCGCCGTCGACAAGGTCAAGGAAAAGCGGCTGCCCTATATCGTGCTGCTGACCGATCCCACCACCGGCGGCGTCTCGGCCAGCTTCGCCATGCTGGGCGACATCGCCATTGCCGAGCCGGGTTGCATCATCGGCTTCGCCGGGGCCCGCGTCATCGAAAGCACCATCCGCGAAAAGCTGCCCGAGGGCTTCCAGCGGGCCGAATACCTGCTGGATAAGGGCATGATCGACATGGTCGTGCACCGCAAGGATCTGCGCGACACCCTGGGCCGCATCATTTCCATGCTGCGCAACCGGGCGCCCGCCGGCGACCTGGTCATGCTGCCGGTGGACATTCCCGATTACGACCCCGAATCCGCCGCCCGGCTGTGA
- the trpA gene encoding tryptophan synthase subunit alpha, with translation MSRLAARFAKLAAENRAALVTYSMAFDPDRAASQELLNGLPAAGADIIEFGMPFTDPMADGPAIQYAAQRALASGGTLKGCLEMVAEFRRTDDETPIILMGYYNPVYSWGPEKFCADAAKAGIDGLILVDLPPEEADELLPHCRANGIDFIFLTTPTSDDARLPVIVGNASGFVYYVSIAGITGTASASASAIGDAVTRIKRHTALPVCVGFGIKSPQQAAEVARLADGAVVGSAIVAAAFEAKERGENPAQAALALVRELAAGVRGARG, from the coding sequence ATGAGCCGTCTGGCTGCGCGTTTCGCCAAGCTGGCCGCCGAGAACCGGGCGGCGCTGGTGACTTATTCCATGGCCTTCGACCCGGACCGGGCGGCCAGCCAGGAATTGTTGAACGGCCTGCCGGCGGCGGGCGCCGACATCATCGAATTCGGCATGCCGTTCACCGATCCCATGGCCGATGGACCGGCCATCCAGTACGCCGCCCAGCGGGCCTTGGCCTCGGGCGGCACGCTGAAGGGCTGCCTGGAGATGGTGGCGGAATTTCGTCGGACCGACGATGAAACCCCGATCATCCTGATGGGCTATTACAACCCGGTCTATTCCTGGGGGCCGGAAAAGTTTTGTGCCGATGCCGCCAAGGCCGGCATCGACGGCCTGATCCTGGTCGATCTGCCGCCGGAAGAGGCCGATGAATTGCTGCCCCATTGCCGGGCCAACGGCATCGACTTCATTTTCCTGACCACGCCGACCAGCGATGACGCCCGCCTGCCGGTCATCGTCGGCAATGCGTCGGGGTTCGTCTATTACGTCTCCATCGCCGGCATCACCGGCACCGCCTCGGCCAGCGCTTCGGCCATCGGCGACGCGGTGACGCGGATCAAGCGTCATACGGCGTTGCCGGTTTGCGTCGGTTTCGGTATCAAGAGCCCCCAACAGGCGGCCGAGGTTGCGCGGCTGGCCGACGGTGCCGTGGTCGGCTCGGCCATCGTCGCCGCCGCCTTCGAGGCCAAGGAACGCGGTGAAAACCCGGCTCAGGCCGCCTTGGCCCTGGTGCGTGAATTGGCCGCCGGTGTACGCGGGGCGCGCGGCTAG
- the trpB gene encoding tryptophan synthase subunit beta, whose product MTSLNTYRAGPDERGHFGIFGGRYVAETLMPLILSVEQAYNQAKDDPAFQAEFRSWLKQYVGRPNPLYFAPRLTETWGGAKIFLKREDLNHTGAHKINNCIGQILLAQRMGKKRIIAETGAGQHGVATATVCALFGLKCVIYMGATDIERQAPNVYRMKLLGAEVRPVTSGAATLKDAMNDALRDWVTNVADTYYLIGTVAGPHPFPAMVRDFQSVIGEEVRAQILEAEGRLPDSLVACIGGGSNAMGLFHPFLDEPSVRIIGVEAGGHGLDKLHAASLTGGRPGVLHGNRTYLLQDADGQIQEAHSISAGLDYPGIGPEHSWLHDSGRVEYVWVTDDEALAAFQQCTRLEGIIPALESSHAMAHAAKIAGSLPKDHLMVLNLSGRGDKDVNTVARALGDDFGGSL is encoded by the coding sequence ATGACCAGCTTGAACACCTATCGCGCCGGCCCGGACGAGCGCGGACATTTCGGTATTTTCGGTGGCCGCTATGTGGCCGAGACCCTGATGCCGCTGATCCTGTCGGTGGAACAGGCCTATAATCAGGCCAAGGACGACCCAGCCTTTCAGGCTGAGTTCCGCTCGTGGCTCAAGCAATATGTGGGGCGGCCCAATCCGCTTTACTTCGCCCCGCGCCTGACCGAGACCTGGGGCGGCGCCAAGATTTTCCTGAAGCGGGAAGATCTGAACCATACCGGCGCCCACAAGATCAACAATTGCATCGGCCAGATTCTGCTGGCCCAACGCATGGGCAAGAAACGCATCATCGCCGAGACCGGCGCCGGTCAGCACGGCGTTGCCACCGCCACGGTGTGCGCGCTGTTCGGGTTGAAATGCGTCATCTACATGGGCGCCACCGACATCGAGCGCCAAGCCCCCAATGTCTACCGCATGAAGCTTCTGGGCGCCGAAGTGCGCCCGGTTACCTCGGGCGCGGCGACCTTGAAGGACGCCATGAACGATGCGCTGCGCGACTGGGTCACCAATGTCGCCGATACCTATTATCTGATCGGCACGGTCGCCGGCCCGCATCCGTTTCCGGCCATGGTCCGCGATTTTCAGTCGGTGATCGGCGAGGAAGTGCGGGCCCAGATTCTGGAAGCCGAGGGCCGGTTGCCCGATTCCCTGGTCGCCTGTATCGGCGGCGGTTCCAACGCCATGGGCCTGTTCCATCCGTTCCTGGACGAGCCCAGCGTGCGCATCATCGGCGTCGAGGCCGGCGGCCACGGCCTGGACAAGCTGCACGCGGCGTCGCTCACCGGCGGTCGCCCCGGCGTGCTGCACGGCAATCGCACCTATCTGTTGCAGGATGCCGACGGCCAGATTCAAGAGGCCCATTCCATCTCCGCCGGCCTGGATTATCCCGGCATCGGGCCGGAACATTCGTGGCTGCACGACAGCGGTCGGGTGGAATATGTGTGGGTCACCGATGACGAGGCCCTGGCCGCGTTCCAGCAATGCACCCGTTTGGAAGGCATCATCCCGGCCCTGGAATCCAGCCATGCCATGGCCCATGCCGCCAAGATCGCAGGCAGCCTGCCCAAGGATCACCTGATGGTGCTGAACCTGTCGGGCCGGGGCGACAAGGATGTCAACACCGTCGCCCGCGCGCTTGGCGACGATTTCGGGGGATCGCTGTGA
- a CDS encoding c-type cytochrome domain-containing protein, with protein MKINVFAAAILALGLASPAFAKEEPVSFAEDIQPILQIRCGTCHQAGGAGLEQSGLDLTTYEGLMKGTKHGAMIVAGDPVTSNLMVLIDGKADKSLQMPHGKKKLSSCDRDLIRKWIKQGAKKN; from the coding sequence ATGAAAATCAATGTGTTCGCCGCCGCTATCCTGGCGCTGGGCTTGGCCTCGCCCGCTTTCGCCAAGGAAGAGCCGGTCAGCTTTGCCGAAGACATCCAACCGATCCTGCAAATCCGTTGCGGTACCTGCCATCAGGCCGGCGGCGCCGGTCTGGAACAAAGCGGCCTCGACCTGACCACCTATGAAGGCCTGATGAAGGGCACCAAGCACGGCGCGATGATCGTCGCCGGCGACCCGGTCACCAGCAACCTGATGGTGCTGATCGACGGCAAGGCCGACAAGTCGCTGCAGATGCCCCACGGCAAGAAGAAGCTGAGCTCGTGCGACCGCGACCTGATCCGCAAGTGGATCAAGCAAGGCGCCAAGAAGAACTGA
- a CDS encoding hybrid sensor histidine kinase/response regulator, which produces MSAEIRLKSLAGIHPLARMGLLLTSFLAGFLLLVGLDLLFSHLIEELDRSTDNEKARLAIGELIIQDIGRIESTLYQMAATRNPRGLELVRDEAKRHVLALGRRLDVLEDGGTVDEVIRLNLEDREEMVRSIAYHPPADRQEFLLEIIELRPKLFEIDLKINQLNALLVERNRLYDINAVEPGKLVTADVQMSLRKFSSLMERMRENAGRLFYHATQRMQALESEIDERKSRYQAIQIALAVVTVLSVLTFAVLVAKQILAGSALLQAMVEDLRQAKTGADAANQAKSEFLATMSHEIRTPMNGIIGMTSLLLDTRLERDQAHFANTVRVSAESLLTIINDILDFSKMEAGKLEFEETSFELVPLIEGVVDILGPRLRDKNLDLSCFIPPAAHGVFRGDAGRLRQVLLNLAGNAVKFTNQGGVVLEVMVDDGDPARALLRFTITDTGIGIPEAAKGKLFGTFTQAEASTARRFGGSGLGLAICKRIVTMMGGDIGFDSNEGKGSTFWFQVPLPRTDEIPADPAPSMPLAEVHILVVDDNSINREIFQRQLQSWGAQVSTAFNGMEALEALRAGTRFHVMVLDHLMPGLSGVDLAAILRGDTALAHLPILMATSVGGPEVMQQAQAVGIGSVLLKPVRQSALLHALLALLGKGDDTSPHVLGAGLVDDETPPAMPLRILVAEDNAINQQVAVGLLNKLGHRADVADDGAEAVELVRAGDYDLVLMDMQMPRVDGLAATRLIRQLAEPKNRIAIIAMTANAMEADRQACLAAGMDDFLAKPIDRRRLSAILHRWSACLLESRALRARPSEPVDLPPLIDLEAVDDLRDALGDESYDELRASFVAKLPDYMAAIDTALAGDGDAAIASTAHSLKGAAANMGFARLSASAATLEREAKAGAGGYAPLAADLHDVLAASLNAIKG; this is translated from the coding sequence ATGAGCGCTGAAATCCGCCTTAAATCCCTTGCCGGTATTCATCCGCTGGCCCGCATGGGGCTGTTGCTGACCTCGTTTCTGGCAGGCTTTCTCCTGCTGGTCGGGCTTGACCTGTTGTTTTCCCATCTGATCGAGGAACTGGATCGGTCCACCGACAATGAAAAGGCTCGCCTCGCCATCGGCGAGTTGATCATCCAGGATATCGGGCGGATCGAATCGACGCTCTATCAGATGGCCGCCACCCGCAATCCGCGCGGGCTGGAACTGGTGCGCGACGAGGCCAAGCGGCACGTGCTGGCCTTGGGGCGACGCCTGGACGTGTTGGAAGACGGCGGTACGGTGGATGAGGTCATCCGCCTGAACCTGGAAGACCGCGAAGAGATGGTGCGGTCCATCGCCTATCATCCGCCGGCGGATCGCCAGGAATTTTTGCTGGAAATCATCGAGCTTCGGCCCAAGCTGTTCGAGATCGATCTCAAGATCAATCAGCTCAATGCCTTGCTGGTGGAGCGCAACCGTCTGTACGACATCAACGCCGTCGAACCGGGCAAGCTGGTGACGGCGGATGTGCAGATGAGTTTGCGCAAGTTCTCGTCGCTGATGGAGCGTATGCGGGAAAACGCCGGGCGGCTGTTTTATCACGCCACCCAGCGCATGCAGGCGTTGGAAAGCGAGATCGACGAGCGCAAAAGCCGCTATCAGGCCATTCAGATTGCCCTGGCGGTGGTCACCGTGCTGTCGGTGCTGACCTTCGCCGTCCTGGTCGCCAAGCAGATATTGGCCGGCTCGGCCCTGCTGCAGGCCATGGTCGAGGATTTACGCCAGGCCAAGACCGGGGCCGATGCCGCCAACCAGGCCAAGTCGGAATTCCTGGCGACCATGAGCCACGAAATCCGCACCCCCATGAACGGCATCATCGGCATGACCAGCCTGCTGCTGGACACCCGACTTGAGCGCGACCAAGCCCATTTCGCCAATACCGTGCGGGTGTCGGCGGAATCGTTGCTGACCATCATCAACGATATCCTTGATTTCTCCAAGATGGAGGCCGGCAAGCTGGAATTCGAGGAAACCTCGTTCGAGCTGGTACCGCTGATCGAAGGCGTGGTCGATATCTTGGGGCCGCGTCTGCGTGACAAGAATCTGGATTTGTCCTGTTTCATCCCGCCCGCCGCCCATGGCGTCTTTCGCGGCGATGCCGGGCGGTTGCGGCAGGTGCTGCTCAATCTGGCCGGCAATGCCGTCAAGTTCACCAACCAAGGCGGCGTGGTGCTGGAAGTGATGGTGGATGACGGCGATCCCGCTCGAGCGCTGTTGCGCTTTACCATTACCGATACCGGCATCGGCATCCCCGAGGCGGCCAAGGGCAAGCTGTTCGGTACCTTCACCCAGGCCGAGGCCTCGACCGCACGGCGCTTCGGCGGCAGTGGACTGGGGCTGGCCATCTGCAAGCGCATCGTCACCATGATGGGCGGCGACATCGGCTTCGACAGCAACGAAGGTAAGGGCAGCACCTTCTGGTTCCAGGTACCGTTGCCGCGCACCGACGAAATCCCCGCCGATCCGGCCCCGTCCATGCCTTTGGCCGAAGTCCACATCCTGGTGGTGGACGACAATTCCATCAACCGCGAGATTTTTCAGCGCCAGCTCCAGTCCTGGGGTGCCCAGGTCTCCACCGCCTTCAATGGTATGGAAGCTCTGGAAGCCTTGCGTGCCGGTACCCGCTTCCATGTGATGGTGCTTGATCATCTGATGCCCGGTCTGTCGGGCGTCGATCTGGCTGCCATCCTTCGTGGTGACACCGCATTGGCCCATCTGCCCATCCTGATGGCCACGTCGGTGGGTGGCCCTGAGGTGATGCAGCAGGCCCAGGCGGTGGGCATCGGTTCGGTATTGCTGAAGCCGGTGCGGCAAAGCGCGTTGCTGCACGCGCTACTGGCCTTGCTGGGGAAGGGCGATGACACTTCGCCCCATGTTTTGGGCGCGGGGTTGGTTGACGATGAAACGCCGCCAGCCATGCCGCTGCGTATTCTGGTGGCCGAGGACAACGCCATCAACCAGCAGGTGGCGGTGGGTCTGCTGAACAAGCTGGGGCATCGCGCCGACGTCGCTGATGACGGCGCCGAGGCGGTGGAACTGGTCCGCGCCGGTGATTATGATCTGGTGCTGATGGACATGCAGATGCCTCGGGTGGATGGCTTGGCCGCCACCCGGCTGATCCGCCAATTGGCCGAGCCCAAGAACAGAATCGCCATCATCGCCATGACCGCCAACGCCATGGAGGCGGACCGTCAGGCCTGTCTGGCTGCCGGCATGGATGATTTCCTCGCCAAACCCATCGATCGCCGCCGTTTGTCGGCCATTCTTCATCGTTGGAGCGCGTGTCTGCTGGAAAGCCGTGCCTTGCGCGCCCGCCCATCCGAACCCGTCGACCTGCCGCCCTTGATCGACCTCGAGGCGGTGGATGATCTGCGCGACGCCTTGGGCGATGAAAGCTATGACGAATTACGGGCCTCCTTCGTCGCCAAGCTGCCCGATTACATGGCGGCCATCGATACCGCCCTGGCCGGTGATGGCGATGCCGCCATCGCCAGTACCGCCCATTCCCTGAAGGGGGCGGCGGCCAATATGGGGTTTGCCCGCCTATCGGCCAGCGCCGCGACGCTGGAACGTGAAGCCAAGGCCGGAGCCGGCGGTTACGCCCCGTTGGCCGCCGATCTGCACGACGTCCTGGCCGCCAGTCTGAACGCCATCAAGGGCTGA
- a CDS encoding extracellular solute-binding protein, with protein MTMLSRRALLAGLAVTPLLPSLAAAQAKSELLIYCGITMVKPIKDIAVLMESRHGVKVTVSQGGSEDLYEALKLSKVGDIYFPGSSSYRQQHLAEGLLGDAVPVGYNVAALFVAKGNPKKVGADIKELLRPDLSMVVCNPETGSIGAETKKILDRAGLTAPVLARSVFLATDSRSLVQAMKAQQADLTLNWRATGFFPENRDIVDIIDLDPSVSQPAKLELNLLTFSKQAQAARTFADLAASSEGQAIFRKHGFLDAAMRGDY; from the coding sequence ATGACTATGCTGTCCCGCCGCGCCTTGCTTGCCGGTCTGGCCGTCACGCCGCTGTTGCCGTCGCTGGCTGCCGCCCAAGCCAAGAGCGAACTGCTGATCTATTGCGGCATCACCATGGTCAAGCCGATCAAGGACATCGCTGTCCTGATGGAAAGCCGCCACGGCGTCAAGGTGACCGTCAGCCAGGGCGGGTCCGAGGATTTGTACGAGGCGCTGAAACTGTCCAAGGTCGGCGACATCTATTTCCCCGGTTCGTCCAGCTATCGCCAGCAGCATCTGGCCGAAGGGCTGTTGGGCGACGCGGTGCCGGTGGGTTACAACGTCGCCGCCTTGTTCGTGGCCAAGGGCAATCCCAAGAAGGTGGGGGCCGATATCAAGGAATTGCTGCGGCCCGATCTGTCCATGGTGGTGTGCAACCCGGAAACCGGCAGCATCGGCGCCGAAACCAAGAAAATCCTGGATCGTGCCGGGTTGACGGCGCCGGTTCTGGCGCGCTCGGTTTTCCTGGCTACCGATTCCCGTTCACTGGTCCAAGCCATGAAGGCGCAGCAGGCCGATCTGACCCTGAACTGGCGGGCCACCGGCTTTTTCCCGGAAAACCGCGACATCGTCGATATCATCGATCTCGACCCGTCGGTGTCGCAGCCGGCCAAGCTTGAACTCAACCTGCTGACCTTCTCGAAGCAGGCCCAAGCGGCCCGCACGTTCGCCGATCTGGCCGCATCGAGCGAAGGGCAGGCGATTTTCCGCAAGCATGGTTTCCTTGATGCCGCCATGCGCGGCGATTACTGA